In Macrobrachium rosenbergii isolate ZJJX-2024 chromosome 4, ASM4041242v1, whole genome shotgun sequence, one genomic interval encodes:
- the LOC136830807 gene encoding uncharacterized protein: MSTAIGLTVGSGSIVAGAATAVAGAVGLGFLGVASIFRRRSRSRSKHRPSGGYGRRRRRAAKKKTVAIGNSLRLIRQEDVTGCGLKFMCELAKRDPGELTVEELSVLSLVGPVVKPGEGLMPDGAVGDYMRAKALGQAGGSCSEAYPLCTFSGTQLMEIVVGFLP, encoded by the exons ATGTCAACGGCGATCGGCCTAACAGTAGGCAGCGGCAGCATCGTAGCAGGAGCTGCCACGGCAGTGGCAGGAGCTGTTGGTCTAGGTTTCCTAGGCGTGGCATCTATATTCCGGCGGCGTAGTAGAAGCAGAAGCAAACACAGGCCTAGCGGTGGATACGGCCGGCGGCGCAGACGTGCTGCGAAGAAGAAGACCGTCGCCATCGGCAACAGCCTGCGTTTGATCCGTCAGGAGGATGTTACAGGGTGCGGCCTCAAGTTCATGTGTGAGTTGGCAAAGAGGGACCCGGGGGAGCTCACGGTGGAAGAACTCTCCGTCCTCAGTCTTGTTGG GCCGGTGGTCAAACCGGGCGAAGGTTTAATGCCGGATGGGGCCGTTGGTGACTACATGAGAGCCAAGGCCCTTGGACAGGCAGGAGGGAGCTGTTCTGAGGCATACCCTCTGTGTACCTTCAGTGGTACCCAGCTCATGGAAATAGTCGTGGGATTCTTGCCATGA